TTTTTTTCATTTTACTGAAAATAGAGTCGATTAACTTATAGTTGAATATGTTTTCGATTAATTCAAAATGCATAATAAAAGCATTATAATATGATTTTAAAAAATAAACTTGATAATATTGATTTAACCGATGGGAAGTTAGTTCTGACTCTTCAGAGAGGAAAAAAGCAAATAGTTTCTTTTTCAGATTTAGAAGATATTAATGTCATTCTGTATGATTCTTCTCCAGTTCAAGAAGTTTTATTCATATTATTATCCATTGGAATTATGATGCTTTCCTTATTATATCTTCAATTTGATTTACTTCTTTTAATTCCATTACTATTTGTAATTTGTATTGCTGTAATGGTTGATAATTATAAATGTTGTTACTTAAGAATAGATTTTAAAGACGGAACCCTTTTTAGAAAGCAAATTTCAGACAAATTGAAAGTTGAGATTTTGCCCGTAGTAAAAAATATTACGGAAGAGATTGATAAGTTCAGAAATGAAAATAATCAAGAAAGTACTTTTTAAATCATGTTCTATAATAAGGTATTACTCAACAAAAAACATTAGAATTAAATAAACTGTAGTAGTTAAAACCTTTCTTGTAGAAGAAGGGTTTTTTTATTGTTCAATAATAAAAACTGATTGTGTAGGTCTAATTGTCCCGTATTAATTACTTATTTTTGTACTCTTTAAAATTATAATCAAATCTTATTATGTCTGATACAATCGAAAAAATTAAATGCCTTATTATAGGTTCTGGCCCTGCAGGTTACACTGCTGCAATCTATGCTGCTAGGGCAAATATGAACCCTGTTTTATACCAAGGAATGCAACCAGGAGGACAATTGACAACTACTAATGAAGTTGAAAATTTCCCAGGTTATGTTGATGGAGTAACTGGTCCAGAAATGATGATGCAATTACAAGCACAAGCGCAACGTTTTGGAGCAGATATACGTGATGGATGGGCAACTAAAGTTGATTTTTCAGGAGATGTTCATAAGGTTTGGATTAATGATAGTATAGAATTACATTGTGAAACGGTAATCATTTCTACAGGTGCTTCTGCTAAATATTTAGGATTGCCTTCAGAACAACATTATTTAAAAATGGGCGGTGGAGTTTCTGCTTGTGCTGTTTGTGATGGTTTTTTCTATAGAAATCAAGAAGTTGTAATTGTAGGAGCGGGAGATTCAGCTTGTGAAGAAGCACATTATTTATCTAAGCTTTGTAAAAAAGTAACTATGTTAGTGCGTAGTGAAAAATTTAGAGCTTCTAAAATTATGGAAGAACGTGTTCGTAAAACCGAAAACATTACCATATTAATGAATCATGATACAGTAGAAGTTTTAGGCGATGAGCAAGTGGTAACTGCAGTGAAAGCTAAAAATAAAACTACTGGCGAAATTTTTGATATTGAAGCTACAGGTTTCTTCGTGGCGATAGGGCATAAACCGAATACAGATATTTTTGCATCGTATTTAACATTAGATGAAACAGGATATATAGTTAATACTCCTGGTACTTCAAAAACTAATGTTGCTGGTGTATTCGTTGCTGGTGATGCTGCGGATCATGTGTACCGTCAAGCAATTACTGCTGCAGGTACAGGTTGTATGGCTGCATTAGATGCTGAAAGGTATATTGCTGCTAAAGAATAATAGCCTCATGCATATTATAAAAAAGTCCCAAGTAATTGGGACTTTTTTATTGGATACAAGTTATTTTAGTTTCTT
Above is a window of Flavobacterium sp. 123 DNA encoding:
- the trxB gene encoding thioredoxin-disulfide reductase; its protein translation is MSDTIEKIKCLIIGSGPAGYTAAIYAARANMNPVLYQGMQPGGQLTTTNEVENFPGYVDGVTGPEMMMQLQAQAQRFGADIRDGWATKVDFSGDVHKVWINDSIELHCETVIISTGASAKYLGLPSEQHYLKMGGGVSACAVCDGFFYRNQEVVIVGAGDSACEEAHYLSKLCKKVTMLVRSEKFRASKIMEERVRKTENITILMNHDTVEVLGDEQVVTAVKAKNKTTGEIFDIEATGFFVAIGHKPNTDIFASYLTLDETGYIVNTPGTSKTNVAGVFVAGDAADHVYRQAITAAGTGCMAALDAERYIAAKE